One stretch of Pongo abelii isolate AG06213 chromosome Y, NHGRI_mPonAbe1-v2.0_pri, whole genome shotgun sequence DNA includes these proteins:
- the LOC134760936 gene encoding uncharacterized protein LOC134760936, which translates to MSPAAPRPNRLGCSSSLSCPPPPLASLLPLLPLLPFPSSRCCLFQVPTGSAVELSRLGRSSSSPYPLSPCPSPSLATSSPSCHPSPSSPSHFTLPPSPGPHHLCGSTQPTWLFLLPLLLLPSFPLPFPASPADSCPLPPPPPPPPPSLPLSRCGSLQVPTGFAAEPQQPWPRQAIPSSSSPTAFSTLSRFRALLLPHLQLSAAAFSRSPRAPRREAVPGSLCTALGTHGAGLAPGGLPRYGSEVGGTQVHTVSPDCAQSATLLPAATWGTHCTAWRSPSYTTRFTRNLLCARDSARCCRYCRKHRRPKAHGICPL; encoded by the exons ATGTCCCCAGCAGCTCCGCGGCCGAACAGACTCGGCTGCTCCTCCTCCCTATCCTGTCCCCCTCCCCCTCTTGCGAGCCTCCTCCCgcttctccccctccttcccttcccctcttcaCGCTGCTGCCTTTTCCAGGTTCCCACCGGATCTGCGGTGGAACTCAGCCGACTAGGCAGgtcctcttcctccccctaccccctctccccttgcccctctccctctcttgccacctcctccccctcttgccacccctccccctcctccccttcccactTCACTCTGCCGCCttctccaggtccccaccacCTCTGCGGCTCGACGCAGCCGACTTGGctgttcctcctccccctcctcctcttgccttcctttcctcttccctttcctgccTCCCCTGCCGACTCCTGccctctcccccctcctccccctcctcctcctccttcccttcctctttcacGTTGCGGCAGCCTTCAGGTCCCCACTGGCTTCGCGGCGGAACCGCAGCAGCCTTGGCCGCGCCAGGcgatcccttcctcctcctcccccaccgcCTTCTCCACACTCAGTCGCTTCCGCGCCCTCCTCCTCCCACACCTCCAGCTTAGCGCTGCGGCCTTCTCCAGGTCCCCACGGGCTCCGCGGCGGGAAGCTGTACCAGGGTCGCTTTGCACAGCACTTGGCACGCACGGAGCAGGGCTCGCCCCCGGAGGTCTGCCCCGCTATGGCAGTGAAGTAGGGGGGACTCAGGTACACACTGTGTCCCCAGATTGCGCCCAAAGCGCGACACTCCTCCCGGCGGCGACGTGGGGCACCCACTGTACTGCGTGGAGAAGCCCCAGCTACACCACGCG ATTTACTAggaacctactatgtgccagggacaGTGCTAGGTGCTGCAGATACTGCAGGAAACACAGAAGACCCAAAGCTCATGGCATTTGCCCTCTTTGA